A DNA window from Zingiber officinale cultivar Zhangliang chromosome 3A, Zo_v1.1, whole genome shotgun sequence contains the following coding sequences:
- the LOC122053402 gene encoding superoxide dismutase [Cu-Zn], chloroplastic, with protein MAAQFQTLLLSSSARPFHAAFLARPLGLSLSTSALAPGATAARRLVVVAVTKKAVAVLKGTSNVEGVATLVQEDDGPTTVNVRISGLTPGLHGFHLHEYGDTTNGCISTGAHFNPKNLTHGAPEDEVRHAGDLGNIVANSEGVAEATIIDNQIPLSGSNSVVGRAFVVHELEDDLGKGGHELSLTTGNAGGRLACGVVGLTPLA; from the exons ATGGCTGCCCAATTCCAAACCCTTCTCCTGTCCTCCTCTGCTCGCCCTTTCCACGCCGCCTTCCTAGCCCGCCCCCTCGGGCTCTCCCTTTCAACCTCCGCGCTCGCGCCAGGCGCCACCGCCGCCCGGCGACTCGTCGTTGTCGCCGTCACCAAGAAGGCCGTCGCCGTCCTCAAAGGCACGTCCAACGTCGAGGGCGTCGCTACCCTCGTCCAGGAAGACGATG GCCCTACTACTGTGAATGTTCGTATCTCTGGACTCACACCTGGACTTCATGGTTTCCATCTC CATGAGTATGGTGATACAACTAATGGCTGCATATCAACAG GGGCTCACTTTAACCCTAAAAATTTGACACATGGTGCACCCGAAGATGAAGTCCGTCATGCAGGTGACCTGGGAAACATCGTTGCTAACTCTGAAG GTGTGGCTGAGGCAACAATTATAGACAATCAG ATACCATTATCTGGGTCCAATTCAGTAGTTGGCCGTGCATTTGTCGTTCATGAACTTGAGGATGATCTTGGAAAAG GTGGCCATGAACTTAGCCTGACCACTGGAAATGCTGGAGGAAGATTGGCATGCG GTGTTGTTGGTTTGACTCCACTCGCGTAA
- the LOC122053401 gene encoding protein SOSEKI 3-like isoform X2 encodes METRMRRYAPQASPERTKVWTEPPQKHHHHTQERHQGGRIPVVYYLYRNFHLEHPHFIEVPISSPEGLYLRDVIERLNVLRGKKMAAMYSWSCKRSYKNGFVWHDLSEDDLILPAQGNEYVLKGSEIVDQTPPDRNNHGNLKHPPQDPSPSNYKGLEASCSPSSSAFAIKETKLPPVSPKHPSAPPSMQEAELFLSTHRLGSLGNFSPEPGGRSAPPSVAGSPNPSEYKISKPLVGSQDASTQTEDGEVPRTRKVRNAGASISDSSPLNGCNEQALRLKREPEIVIAGRSSATTISSDTSSGRMNTLESLMQDEVNRRNNLSVLEGEEVFHPSGPKFKAASMLMHLITCGSTTVKNHYGFGFAPIYRPRFTDGNFTSPLSANSLAMGEINCIAESQREIGKGLKQNESFGRSIIETKYKEEISGHPSVKQSSSIGENRLTSGARVIIQSGSRSDDSEGGSD; translated from the exons ATGGAGACGAGAATGAGGAGGTACGCGCCTCAAGCCAGCCCGGAACGTACCAAAGTGTGGACGGAACCGCCGCAGAAGCACCACCACCACACGCAGGAGCGCCACCAGGGCGGGAGGATTCCGGTGGTCTATTACCTCTACCGGAATTTCCATCTCGAGCACCCGCACTTCATTGAAGTTCCCATCTCCTCACCCGAGGGACTCTACCTCAGAG ATGTGATCGAGAGGCTTAATGTTCTGAGAGGGAAGAAGATGGCCGCCATGTATTCGTGGTCTTGCAAAAG GAGCTACAAGAATGGATTCGTGTGGCATGATCTCTCCGAGGACGATCTGATCCTGCCGGCGCAGGGGAATGAGTATGTGCTCAAAGGTTCCGAGATTGTGGATCAAACTCCTCCAG ATCGGAACAATCACGGGAATCTGAAGCATCCTCCTCAGGATCCATCGCCAAGCAATTATAAGGGCCTAGAGGCTTCTTGTTCTCCATCTTCTTCAGCCTTCGCAATCAAGGAGACAAAGCTTCCCCCAGTATCACCTAAACATCCCTCAGCTCCCCCTTCTATGCAAGAAGCTGAGTTATTCCTCTCGACTCATAGATTGGGTTCCTTGGGGAATTTTTCGCCTGAGCCTGGTGGTAGAAGTGCCCCACCTTCAGTGGCAGGATCCCCAAATCCATCCGAGTACAAAATCTCCAAGCCCCTGGTTGGATCTCAGGATGCTTCAACCCAAACTGAGGATGGAGAGGTACCAAGAACCCGTAAAGTGCGAAATGCTGGTGCCTCTATCAGTGATAGTTCTCCACTAAATGGCTGCAATGAGCAGGCTCTGCGTTTGAAGAGGGAACCTGAGATTGTTATAGCAGGGAGATCATCAGCAACAACAATTTCAAGTGATACTTCTTCTGGGAGGATGAATACGTTAGAGTcgttgatgcaagatgaagtgaACAGGAGGAATAATCTTAGTGTTCTGGAAGGCGAAGAAGTTTTCCACCCAAGTGGGCCAAAATTTAAAGCCGCAAGTATGCTTATGCACCTGATCACTTGTGGGTCGACCACTGTTAAGAACCACTATGGCTTTGGATTTGCGCCAATCTATAGACCAAGGTTCACCGACGGAAACTTTACCTCGCCATTGTCTGCCAATTCACTTGCTATGGGTGAGATAAACTGCATTGCAGAGAGCCAAAGAGAAATAGGCAAGGGGCTAAAGCAGAATGAAAGTTTTGGAAGGAGCATTATTGAAACAAAGTACAAAGAAGAAATTAGCGGACATCCTAGTGTAAAACAATCCTCTTCAATTGGTGAAAACAG GCTTACTTCAGGAGCTCGTGTTATCATCCAATCTGGATCTCGAAGTGACGACAGCGAAGGTGGTTCTGATTGA
- the LOC122053401 gene encoding protein SOSEKI 3-like isoform X1, whose translation METRMRRYAPQASPERTKVWTEPPQKHHHHTQERHQGGRIPVVYYLYRNFHLEHPHFIEVPISSPEGLYLRDVIERLNVLRGKKMAAMYSWSCKRSYKNGFVWHDLSEDDLILPAQGNEYVLKGSEIVDQTPPDRNNHGNLKHPPQDPSPSNYKGLEASCSPSSSAFAIKETKLPPVSPKHPSAPPSMQEAELFLSTHRLGSLGNFSPEPGGRSAPPSVAGSPNPSEYKISKPLVGSQDASTQTEDGEVPRTRKVRNAGASISDSSPLNGCNEQALRLKREPEIVIAGRSSATTISSDTSSGRMNTLESLMQDEVNRRNNLSVLEGEEVFHPSGPKFKAASMLMHLITCGSTTVKNHYGFGFAPIYRPRFTDGNFTSPLSANSLAMGEINCIAESQREIGKGLKQNESFGRSIIETKYKEEISGHPSVKQSSSIGENRILNMSYSTRDSIREVDSSLSKFLPKTIKLASSKHSRNDRNESTAIPVSDTRTSSATPDICKSSPFSSSNGGSKRIIGSSLVNETSARLDTFENKIPSQEKVIKIEERLTSGARVIIQSGSRSDDSEGGSD comes from the exons ATGGAGACGAGAATGAGGAGGTACGCGCCTCAAGCCAGCCCGGAACGTACCAAAGTGTGGACGGAACCGCCGCAGAAGCACCACCACCACACGCAGGAGCGCCACCAGGGCGGGAGGATTCCGGTGGTCTATTACCTCTACCGGAATTTCCATCTCGAGCACCCGCACTTCATTGAAGTTCCCATCTCCTCACCCGAGGGACTCTACCTCAGAG ATGTGATCGAGAGGCTTAATGTTCTGAGAGGGAAGAAGATGGCCGCCATGTATTCGTGGTCTTGCAAAAG GAGCTACAAGAATGGATTCGTGTGGCATGATCTCTCCGAGGACGATCTGATCCTGCCGGCGCAGGGGAATGAGTATGTGCTCAAAGGTTCCGAGATTGTGGATCAAACTCCTCCAG ATCGGAACAATCACGGGAATCTGAAGCATCCTCCTCAGGATCCATCGCCAAGCAATTATAAGGGCCTAGAGGCTTCTTGTTCTCCATCTTCTTCAGCCTTCGCAATCAAGGAGACAAAGCTTCCCCCAGTATCACCTAAACATCCCTCAGCTCCCCCTTCTATGCAAGAAGCTGAGTTATTCCTCTCGACTCATAGATTGGGTTCCTTGGGGAATTTTTCGCCTGAGCCTGGTGGTAGAAGTGCCCCACCTTCAGTGGCAGGATCCCCAAATCCATCCGAGTACAAAATCTCCAAGCCCCTGGTTGGATCTCAGGATGCTTCAACCCAAACTGAGGATGGAGAGGTACCAAGAACCCGTAAAGTGCGAAATGCTGGTGCCTCTATCAGTGATAGTTCTCCACTAAATGGCTGCAATGAGCAGGCTCTGCGTTTGAAGAGGGAACCTGAGATTGTTATAGCAGGGAGATCATCAGCAACAACAATTTCAAGTGATACTTCTTCTGGGAGGATGAATACGTTAGAGTcgttgatgcaagatgaagtgaACAGGAGGAATAATCTTAGTGTTCTGGAAGGCGAAGAAGTTTTCCACCCAAGTGGGCCAAAATTTAAAGCCGCAAGTATGCTTATGCACCTGATCACTTGTGGGTCGACCACTGTTAAGAACCACTATGGCTTTGGATTTGCGCCAATCTATAGACCAAGGTTCACCGACGGAAACTTTACCTCGCCATTGTCTGCCAATTCACTTGCTATGGGTGAGATAAACTGCATTGCAGAGAGCCAAAGAGAAATAGGCAAGGGGCTAAAGCAGAATGAAAGTTTTGGAAGGAGCATTATTGAAACAAAGTACAAAGAAGAAATTAGCGGACATCCTAGTGTAAAACAATCCTCTTCAATTGGTGAAAACAG AATTCTCAATATGTCTTATTCCACAAGAGATAGTATTAGGGAAGTTGATTCATCTCTGTCTAAGTTTCTCCCTAAGACTATCAAACTCGCAAGTTCCAAGCATTCAAGGAATGATCGGAATGAATCAACAGCGATCCCAGTTTCAGATACAAGAACATCTTCTGCCACACCAGATATTTGCAAATCCTCGCCATTCAGTTCATCGAATGGGGGAAGCAAACGGATTATTGGTAGTTCCTTGGTGAATGAAACATCTGCTAGGTTAGATACATTTGAAAACAAGATTCCTTCTCAAGAGAAAGTGATCAAAATTGAAGAAAG GCTTACTTCAGGAGCTCGTGTTATCATCCAATCTGGATCTCGAAGTGACGACAGCGAAGGTGGTTCTGATTGA
- the LOC122053403 gene encoding NAC domain-containing protein 53-like: MNAAVVSSSDLPPLPAAASRLAPGFRFHPTDDELVSYYLKRKVRGLPLRVDAVAEVDLYRCEPWELPGLSRIRSRDQEWYFFSSLGRKYSNQSRTNRATLQGYWKTTGKDRPVRRGPRVVGVKKTLVFHAGRAPRGTRTNWVMHEYRLEDEELTKSGISQDAYVLCRVFQKSGSGPMNGAQYGAPFLEEEWEEEADSVVLLPDGGDYIATEQEYFEISDFVQSDDLKNQQENGSHFSADLDTKECGSLAEDVTNLSNEAIEDASFTNLADKHRKQSVAVVDDEIEKRHSFSDCGHNHNNPNVKEEYAELSDLADTMTVTNPSYQESDSYPMKSCHAQDMDGINEDINLEKVLDVEEFFDSMSEDADHPEQQQISLLEDNIYVPPNDLDSVDDRCPSDQDKMALCEAPSNLFLHENTELNGFLYSPTLEPSGFEMFDDLLAYFDATNDNLHYCTRDSECISPPEAFDFVGEVGCSTNEATKMVPDTTIIDGASSSGSSVAHDQSGDEYKGIAIEPKPDDHAKEPNKDSAKKRLKSMLDAISAPVPFSEFPPLSGKLSATHSASPIHVTAGIIHIYGSTMPGEAAHWPSQKNRHAHLIVSYSVSDNLASKTAGHDLVTKYQVNPVLMAFRGGLYLFFFWWLILAITYGVGMRSMTRKLVL, translated from the exons ATGAACGCCGCGGTGGTCTCTTCCTCCGATCTCCCGCCGCTGCCGGCGGCCGCGTCCCGCCTCGCCCCCGGCTTCCGTTTCCACCCCACCGATGACGAGCTCGTCTCCTACTACCTCAAGCGCAAGGTCCGCGGCCTGCCGCTCCGCGTGGATGCCGTCGCGGAGGTCGACCTCTACAGGTGCGAACCCTGGGAGCTCCCGGGACTCTCCCGGATCCGCAGCCGCGACCAGGAGTGGTACTTCTTCAGCTCCCTTGGCCGAAAGTATTCCAACCAGTCGCGGACCAACCGCGCTACCCTTCAGGGGTACTGGAAGACCACAGGTAAGGACCGGCCCGTCCGCCGCGGCCCTCGCGTGGTCGGCGTAAAGAAGACTCTTGTTTTCCATGCCGGACGGGCGCCCCGAGGCACCAGGACCAACTGGGTTATGCACGAGTACCGTCTCGAAGACGAGGAGTTGACCAAGTCTGGAATTTCTCAG GATGCTTATGTGCTCTGCAGGGTCTTTCAAAAGAGCGGTTCCGGACCAATGAACGGGGCTCAATATGGAGCACCTTTTCTCGAAGAAGAATGGGAAGAGGAGGCAGATAGTGTAGTTTTGTTGCCAGATGGTGGGGATTATATAGCCACAGAACAGGAATACTTTGAGATCAGCGATTTTGTGCAG AGTGATGACTTGAAAAATCAGCAGGAGAATGGTTCTCACTTTTCAGCAGATTTGGACACAAAGGAGTGTGGCAGCCTTGCTGAAGATGTGACCAATTTATCAAATGAAGCAATTGAAGATGCCAGTTTCACCAACTTGGCTGACAAACATAGAAAGCAGAGTGTAGCTGTTGTTGATGATGAAATAGAGAAACGACATTCATTCAGTGATTGCGGTCATAACCATAACAATCCAAATGTAAAGGAAGAATATGCAGAGTTGAGTGATCTTGCAGATACCATGACTGTTACAAATCCTTCCTATCAGGAATCTGATAGTTATCCTATGAAGTCTTGCCACGCACAGGACATGGATGGGATTAATGAGGACATCAATTTAGAGAAAGTGCTTGACGTTGAGGAATTCTTTGACTCCATGAGCGAAGATGCTGACCATCCAGAACAACAACAAATCTCCTTGTTGGAGGATAATATCTATGTTCCACCAAACGATTTAGATTCAGTAGATGACCGTTGCCCTTCTGATCAAGACAAAATGGCATTGTGTGAGGCACCTAGTAATCTATTCCTGCATGAAAATACAGAACTGAATGGATTTCTCTACTCACCGACCTTAGAACCATCTGGTTTTGAGATGTTTGACGATTTATTAGCATACTTTGATGCAACTAATGATAATTTGCATTATTGCACTAGGGACTCAGAGTGCATTAGTCCACCAGAAGCATTTGACTTTGTTGGAGAG GTTGGCTGCTCAACCAATGAGGCAACAAAAATGGTGCCAGACACAACTATCATTGATGGAGCCTCATCCTCAGGTTCTTCTGTTGCTCATGATCAATCTGGGGACGAATATAAGGGGATTGCCATAGAGCCAAAACCAG ATGACCACGCCAAAGAACCTAACAAAGACTCTGCAAAGAAGCGTCTCAAGAGCATGCTGGACGCAATCTCTGCGCCCGTTCCATTTTCTGAGTTCCCTCCTCTGTCTGGAAAGCTGTCTGCCACACACTCAGCCAGTCCGATCCACGTCACAGCAGGGATCATCCACATCTACGGTTCAACCATGCCAGGAGAGGCTGCCCACTGGCCCTCGCAGAAGAACAGACATGCGCATCTCATCGTCTCCTACAGCGTGTCTGACAATTTGGCTTCAAAAACTGCAGGCCATGATCTGGTGACAAAATACCAGGTTAATCCGGTACTGATGGCATTCAGAGGTGGCCTATACTTGTTCTTTTTTTGGTGGTTAATTCTAGCAATCACCTATGGTGTGGGGATGAGAAGTATGACGAGGAAGTTGGTTCTATAG